A genomic window from Desulfobotulus mexicanus includes:
- the pilQ gene encoding type IV pilus secretin family protein has protein sequence MRIFKKWQMAGILVAGLLVACTPRSGAEKEISQGEVNSVQNRIEKIYLDVQDEKTLLFVQSKGHLAYTAVKEHDPPGVRLYFPDTLLASDALPLKGSAGSVLSVSAESISETEVRLSMILAEDMPYEVKSQGDSGIRIAVGGVSSDGRGDGAGSQGRIRVHNISRGDNGVLRLLEVKSEIKDDGVRVGIMASSSLKDVHTFTLENPPRIVLDIAGLVSPFTGEQRFAVDSPHVRSVRHYAYPDKVRVVLDTDVKGLGAFEGSSVTEGYEIFVAKAPSLLHTAQVKKREDKALVVSEKPALVKDMGFTQLPEGRSQLFIETDRPVVHEVISEGKNRVRLSLANTRLPERYQRPLITTRFESALDQVMPQQGASGATFLLIDMREPVAYVVNPQGNRLEVRFEASSVGPRPIEGAFAYGEKEAVEVASQSIAISYVNNNVSAPAVIPAVPSTGQSEVVVEPKVGLPKPPLSSVAVFTGTPISIDFFDTDIKNVFRILQHISGKNFAIDKDVAGKVTMSLEHPVPWDQIMDLVLRMNGLGMVHEGNIIRIATMTTLRREESLRQEVLRARQENEQRESDLAPLVTEYILINYSNVSSEIIPHIQNVLTERGRVSADNRNNQLIIRDTAEVIASARTIIEKIDKITPQVVIEARIVEASDSFARALGAEWQGSSRGSVDGSDYATINRKEIGGKYGYNVSMNTPTGTGSIGLHFARIAGTQLALNARLNLSEQRGETKIVSSPRIVTLDNKKATIKQGFQYPYQSVDKDGNPVTEFKDINLELEVTPHVTADNRVAMAIKILKDDLYMPTSDGWALQTKEVQTELLVNDGDTIVIGGVVQTSTSFSQNRIPFFHRIPLLGWLFKSADRSERKDELLIFLTPRIVQLENSMQ, from the coding sequence ATGCGAATATTCAAAAAATGGCAGATGGCGGGGATTCTCGTGGCTGGTTTGCTGGTGGCCTGTACACCCAGGTCGGGCGCAGAAAAGGAGATCAGTCAGGGGGAGGTCAATTCTGTTCAAAACCGGATAGAAAAAATTTATCTGGATGTTCAAGATGAAAAAACCCTTCTTTTTGTGCAATCCAAAGGTCACCTTGCCTATACGGCAGTCAAAGAGCATGATCCACCCGGGGTAAGGCTGTATTTTCCGGATACCCTTCTGGCTTCAGACGCTTTGCCGTTAAAAGGCTCTGCCGGGTCTGTTTTGTCTGTCTCTGCTGAAAGCATATCAGAGACAGAGGTACGCCTGTCAATGATTCTGGCGGAAGATATGCCCTATGAGGTCAAATCCCAAGGGGATTCGGGTATACGAATTGCCGTGGGTGGAGTTTCTTCAGATGGAAGAGGGGATGGAGCTGGCAGTCAGGGCCGTATACGTGTTCATAATATCAGTCGTGGAGATAACGGGGTTTTACGCCTTTTGGAAGTGAAGTCTGAAATAAAAGATGATGGCGTAAGGGTTGGGATAATGGCCAGCAGCTCCCTTAAAGATGTACATACCTTCACCCTGGAAAATCCCCCCAGAATTGTTCTGGATATTGCAGGTCTTGTTTCTCCCTTTACCGGTGAGCAGCGATTTGCTGTGGACAGCCCCCATGTCCGCTCAGTCCGTCACTATGCCTATCCGGATAAGGTCAGGGTGGTGCTGGATACGGATGTGAAGGGTCTTGGGGCATTTGAAGGCAGTTCGGTTACAGAAGGATATGAAATCTTTGTTGCAAAGGCTCCGTCTCTTTTACATACAGCGCAGGTAAAAAAAAGAGAGGATAAAGCCCTTGTAGTTTCTGAAAAGCCAGCCCTTGTAAAGGATATGGGATTTACCCAATTGCCCGAGGGACGTTCACAGCTTTTTATTGAAACGGACAGGCCAGTTGTCCATGAGGTGATTTCTGAAGGAAAAAACCGTGTCCGGCTTTCCCTTGCAAATACCCGGCTTCCCGAAAGATACCAGAGGCCTTTGATAACAACTCGCTTTGAAAGTGCCTTGGATCAGGTGATGCCGCAGCAGGGAGCTTCTGGTGCAACATTTTTGTTGATTGATATGCGCGAGCCGGTTGCTTATGTTGTCAATCCTCAGGGGAATCGCTTGGAAGTCCGTTTTGAAGCCAGCTCCGTAGGCCCGAGACCCATTGAGGGAGCTTTTGCCTATGGGGAAAAAGAGGCTGTGGAAGTTGCTTCACAAAGTATTGCTATTTCGTATGTAAATAATAATGTGTCTGCACCTGCAGTGATTCCAGCTGTGCCTTCGACTGGACAGTCTGAAGTGGTAGTAGAGCCGAAAGTCGGTCTTCCTAAGCCACCTTTATCATCTGTGGCGGTTTTCACGGGGACTCCCATATCCATAGATTTTTTTGATACAGATATTAAAAATGTTTTCCGTATTCTTCAGCACATCAGTGGTAAGAACTTTGCCATAGATAAGGATGTTGCTGGTAAGGTGACCATGAGTCTGGAGCATCCGGTACCATGGGACCAGATCATGGATCTGGTCCTGCGCATGAATGGACTGGGTATGGTGCATGAAGGTAATATTATCCGTATTGCCACCATGACCACCCTGCGCAGGGAAGAAAGCCTCAGGCAGGAGGTTCTCAGGGCAAGGCAGGAAAATGAGCAGAGGGAGAGTGATTTGGCTCCCCTTGTGACGGAATATATTCTCATTAATTATTCCAATGTATCTTCCGAGATTATCCCCCATATCCAGAATGTTCTTACGGAAAGAGGGCGTGTCAGTGCAGACAACCGTAACAATCAGTTGATAATAAGGGATACGGCGGAAGTCATTGCCAGTGCAAGAACGATTATTGAAAAAATCGATAAAATTACCCCCCAGGTTGTTATAGAAGCCAGAATAGTGGAGGCCAGTGATTCATTTGCCAGGGCTTTAGGGGCGGAATGGCAGGGAAGCAGTCGTGGTAGCGTTGATGGCAGTGACTATGCGACAATTAACAGGAAAGAGATCGGCGGAAAGTATGGATACAATGTTTCCATGAATACCCCTACGGGAACAGGAAGCATAGGTTTGCATTTTGCCCGAATTGCGGGAACGCAATTGGCTCTGAATGCCCGTTTGAATCTAAGTGAGCAAAGAGGTGAGACAAAAATAGTCTCTTCTCCCCGTATTGTTACCTTGGATAATAAAAAGGCTACCATCAAACAGGGTTTTCAGTATCCTTATCAAAGCGTTGATAAAGACGGAAATCCTGTAACGGAGTTTAAGGATATCAATCTGGAACTTGAGGTAACACCCCATGTAACTGCTGATAATCGTGTTGCCATGGCTATAAAAATTTTGAAAGATGATCTTTATATGCCTACATCCGATGGCTGGGCTCTTCAGACAAAAGAGGTTCAAACAGAGCTTCTGGTTAATGATGGGGATACTATTGTTATTGGTGGCGTGGTTCAGACTTCGACCAGTTTTTCCCAAAATAGAATTCCTTTTTTTCACAGAATCCCCCTTTTAGGGTGGCTTTTTAAGAGTGCGGACAGGAGCGAGCGTAAAGATGAACTTCTTATTTTTTTAACCCCGAGGATTGTGCAGTTGGAAAATTCAATGCAATGA